Proteins encoded in a region of the Puniceibacterium sp. IMCC21224 genome:
- a CDS encoding 16S rRNA (uracil(1498)-N(3))-methyltransferase: MRAKIRLFVEHPLAPAQPVPLTREQAHYLFGVMRLEVDARVALFNGRDGEWTSRVAEAGKRGGILVPEEQAAPQMQPPDLWLVFAPIKKERTNFIVEKAVEMGAARVMPVQTDYTNSERLRQDRLQAHAVEAAEQCGATFVPEVTALQKLDRLLADWPADRRLMFCDEGAAGRGVAALNGEPGSPWAILIGPEGGFSPAERARLTAHPGAAVVALGPRILRADTAAVAALTLWQTTLGDWQ, from the coding sequence ATGAGAGCAAAAATCAGATTGTTTGTAGAGCACCCACTGGCCCCGGCACAACCGGTTCCCCTGACGCGGGAACAGGCGCATTACCTCTTTGGGGTTATGCGACTTGAGGTTGATGCGCGCGTTGCACTGTTCAATGGGCGCGACGGCGAATGGACGTCACGTGTGGCCGAGGCGGGCAAGCGCGGTGGCATTCTGGTGCCCGAGGAACAGGCCGCGCCACAGATGCAGCCGCCGGATCTGTGGCTGGTGTTTGCCCCGATCAAAAAAGAGCGCACCAACTTCATCGTTGAAAAGGCGGTTGAGATGGGCGCGGCTCGGGTGATGCCGGTGCAAACCGACTATACCAATTCCGAACGGCTGCGACAGGACCGCCTACAAGCCCACGCGGTTGAGGCCGCCGAGCAATGCGGCGCCACCTTTGTGCCCGAAGTGACGGCGCTGCAAAAGCTCGACCGGCTGTTGGCGGACTGGCCAGCGGACCGGCGGCTGATGTTCTGTGACGAAGGTGCGGCGGGACGCGGTGTAGCGGCGCTGAACGGTGAGCCGGGCAGCCCCTGGGCCATCCTGATCGGGCCTGAAGGCGGATTTTCCCCAGCCGAGCGGGCGCGCCTGACGGCACATCCGGGCGCGGCGGTTGTGGCGCTGGGTCCGCGAATCCTGCGCGCGGACACAGCGGCAGTGGCGGCGTTGACCCTGTGGCAAACGACGCTGGGAGACTGGCAATGA
- the ubiA gene encoding 4-hydroxybenzoate octaprenyltransferase → MTELPTTPEVGTGQVADAVTGNWVDRLAPAATRPYLRLSRADRPIGTWLLLLPCWWGLLLAMLHDGQARWEDLWIFVGCGIGAFLMRGAGCTWNDITDRGIDGAVARTASRPIPSGQVTTVQALLWAITQSLIAFTILLTFNVPAILLGVLSLLPVAIYPFAKRFTWWPQVFLGVAFNWGALLAWTAHTGRLEAPAVLLYLAGMAWTLFYDTIYAHQDTEDDALIGVKSTARLFGDNSPRWLAWFLVITVALMGFAIIGAVPRGEILMLVLCLAGPWAMGWHMMWQLRRLKTDDTERLLSLFRSNRDAGLIPVLFFAAALFA, encoded by the coding sequence ATGACCGAGCTTCCGACAACGCCAGAGGTCGGCACAGGACAAGTCGCGGATGCTGTGACTGGCAACTGGGTCGATCGTCTGGCCCCTGCGGCGACGCGCCCCTATCTGCGCCTTAGTCGCGCCGACCGGCCCATTGGCACCTGGCTGCTGTTGCTGCCCTGCTGGTGGGGTCTGCTGCTGGCGATGCTGCACGACGGACAGGCCAGGTGGGAGGATCTGTGGATCTTTGTCGGTTGCGGAATCGGCGCATTCCTCATGCGTGGCGCCGGCTGCACCTGGAACGACATCACCGACCGCGGCATCGACGGCGCGGTGGCACGCACCGCATCCCGGCCGATCCCGTCGGGGCAGGTGACAACGGTGCAGGCACTTCTCTGGGCGATCACTCAATCGCTGATCGCCTTTACCATCCTGCTGACATTCAACGTGCCCGCGATTCTACTTGGCGTGTTGTCGCTGCTCCCTGTCGCGATTTACCCCTTTGCCAAACGGTTCACATGGTGGCCACAGGTCTTTCTGGGCGTTGCGTTCAACTGGGGCGCGCTGTTGGCATGGACTGCCCACACCGGCCGACTGGAGGCACCTGCTGTGCTGCTATACCTTGCCGGCATGGCGTGGACGCTGTTTTACGACACGATCTACGCCCATCAGGACACCGAAGATGACGCGCTGATCGGGGTGAAATCAACCGCCCGACTGTTTGGCGACAACTCTCCGCGCTGGCTGGCGTGGTTTCTGGTCATCACCGTAGCGCTGATGGGATTCGCGATTATTGGCGCTGTACCACGGGGCGAAATCCTGATGCTGGTTCTGTGCCTCGCCGGGCCGTGGGCGATGGGCTGGCACATGATGTGGCAGCTGCGCCGCCTGAAAACCGATGACACCGAACGCCTGCTGTCGCTGTTCAGATCCAACCGCGACGCGGGCCTGATCCCTGTGCTCTTTTTCGCCGCCGCACTTTTCGCATGA
- a CDS encoding OmpA family protein gives MRLSSLFTLLGTFVLAAVLSLVAAFFAVRLIEDSSMIGVRAELDRDGLTWTQVDANGLQLFVIGTAPSEALRFQALSAAGRVVDTTRIIDQINVEDKTAAAPPRFSIEILRNDATVSLIGLVPADTDRERLIADITRLAGTDPLVSDLLETADFPEPEGWDDALHFAVTALRNLPRSKISVTAGEVAVKASTDSEEARRRLESDLARRAPDGLKLAMALSAPRPVITPFTLRFLITPDGARFDACSANTEEGRSRILAAAAQAGLQGKATCTIGLGVPTHRWAEAVEMSIAALAKLGGESLTISNADVTLIAPEGTDPDLFDQTIGGLENALPPVFALNAVLPEIPEVKADQGPPEFTATLSPEGAVQLRGRINSEIARTTAESYAQARFGSSVVRTTARVDTDLPQDWSMRVLAGLEALAMLNNGAMTVTSEAVAVSGNTGNSSAGAEVAGLLSEKLGEGAEFNIAVVYQEKLDRSLGIPTPEECEAKIVEIIGDRKITFEPGAATLDASAKDILDEIAELLQLCGDIPLEIQGHTDSQGREVMNELLSQERSQAVLDALRTRRVLTASYRARGYGEDQPIADNGTESGREANRRIEFHLIRPDPVPETETTLETIEDEAAVTETPATEDTPDEQN, from the coding sequence ATGCGCCTCTCTTCGCTCTTTACCCTGTTGGGAACATTTGTACTTGCGGCAGTGCTCAGCCTTGTGGCCGCGTTCTTCGCGGTCCGCCTGATCGAGGACAGTTCAATGATCGGCGTGCGCGCCGAACTGGACCGCGACGGGCTGACCTGGACCCAGGTGGACGCCAACGGCCTGCAACTTTTCGTGATCGGCACCGCCCCCTCCGAGGCGCTGCGTTTCCAGGCGCTCAGCGCTGCAGGCCGGGTCGTAGACACCACCCGCATCATCGACCAGATCAACGTCGAGGACAAAACTGCTGCGGCGCCGCCCCGGTTTTCGATCGAGATCCTGCGCAATGACGCGACTGTCTCGCTCATTGGTCTGGTCCCTGCCGACACAGACCGCGAGCGGCTGATCGCGGATATCACCCGGCTTGCCGGAACAGACCCGTTGGTGTCGGATCTGTTGGAAACGGCTGACTTCCCGGAACCCGAAGGCTGGGACGACGCGCTGCATTTCGCCGTCACCGCGCTGCGCAACCTGCCCCGCTCCAAGATATCGGTGACCGCCGGCGAAGTTGCCGTCAAAGCCAGCACCGACAGCGAAGAAGCCCGCCGCCGGTTGGAATCCGATCTGGCCCGCCGCGCCCCTGATGGGCTGAAGCTGGCAATGGCACTGTCCGCCCCGCGCCCCGTCATCACCCCATTCACGCTGCGGTTTTTGATCACGCCGGACGGCGCGCGGTTCGACGCGTGCTCGGCCAACACAGAAGAAGGCCGCAGCCGCATTCTTGCCGCAGCGGCGCAGGCGGGGCTGCAAGGCAAGGCCACGTGCACCATCGGACTGGGTGTGCCGACCCATCGCTGGGCCGAAGCGGTCGAAATGAGCATCGCGGCCCTGGCCAAGCTCGGGGGGGAGTCGCTGACCATCTCAAACGCGGATGTGACGCTGATCGCACCCGAAGGGACCGACCCGGACCTGTTTGACCAAACCATCGGCGGGCTTGAAAACGCGCTGCCGCCGGTTTTTGCACTGAACGCAGTGCTGCCAGAAATCCCCGAGGTCAAGGCAGATCAGGGCCCCCCGGAATTCACCGCGACGCTCAGCCCAGAAGGTGCAGTGCAGCTGCGAGGGCGGATCAATTCCGAGATCGCCCGCACCACCGCTGAAAGCTATGCCCAGGCGCGGTTCGGCTCGTCCGTTGTGCGCACCACGGCCCGGGTCGACACCGATCTGCCGCAGGACTGGTCGATGCGCGTGCTCGCCGGACTCGAGGCGCTGGCAATGCTGAACAATGGCGCAATGACCGTGACGTCCGAAGCCGTGGCAGTCTCAGGCAATACCGGCAATTCCAGCGCCGGGGCCGAGGTCGCGGGCCTGCTGTCGGAAAAACTGGGCGAAGGTGCAGAGTTCAATATCGCCGTGGTCTATCAGGAAAAGCTGGATCGCTCGCTTGGCATTCCCACACCCGAAGAATGCGAAGCCAAGATCGTCGAGATCATCGGCGACCGCAAGATCACCTTTGAGCCTGGCGCCGCGACGCTCGACGCCTCTGCCAAGGATATCCTCGACGAAATCGCCGAGCTTCTGCAGCTTTGCGGCGATATCCCCCTTGAAATTCAAGGACATACTGACAGCCAGGGCCGCGAAGTGATGAACGAACTTCTCAGCCAGGAACGGTCGCAGGCGGTTCTGGACGCGCTGCGCACCCGCCGGGTGCTGACTGCGTCCTACCGGGCGCGCGGCTATGGCGAAGATCAGCCCATCGCCGACAATGGCACCGAATCAGGCCGCGAGGCAAACCGCCGCATCGAATTCCACCTGATCCGGCCCGACCCGGTGCCGGAGACGGAAACCACACTCGAAACCATCGAAGATGAGGCCGCGGTCACCGAAACGCCCGCCACAGAGGACACCCCGGATGAACAGAACTGA
- a CDS encoding TIGR03862 family flavoprotein: MTDALVIGGGPAGLMAAQALLEAGRKVILTEAKPSLARKLLMAGKSGLNLTKSEAADQFLTAYGSGAERLAPMLAAFGPAQVSEWATDLGQPLFTGSTGRVFPSAMKASPLLRAWLLRLSGLGLQTRTRWRWTGWDNNTVMFDTPDGVEMLHPAVTVLACGGASWARLGSDGAWADWLRSAGIDLAPFQSANSGLSVAWSGHMAAHFGSPLKNIALHAGDMSSTGEAVISSRGLEGGGVYPLSPVLRQGAALMIDLAPALDHAALTTRLSRPRGKQSLSNHLRKTLRLGPAAQALVQECARPLPSEPAVLAQLLKALPMPHQGLRPLDEAISTAGGVPFEAMDDSLMLNTRPGTFCAGEMLDWEAPTGGYLLTACLATGFWAGRHAAQYGLANGRVSAAPASTAG; this comes from the coding sequence ATGACTGACGCGCTTGTCATCGGCGGCGGGCCGGCCGGGCTGATGGCAGCGCAGGCGCTTCTGGAGGCTGGCCGCAAGGTGATCCTGACCGAGGCCAAGCCGTCTCTGGCGCGCAAACTTCTGATGGCTGGCAAATCGGGCCTGAACCTAACCAAATCCGAGGCCGCCGATCAGTTTCTAACCGCTTACGGCAGCGGCGCGGAGCGGCTGGCGCCAATGCTGGCTGCGTTCGGTCCGGCGCAGGTTTCGGAGTGGGCCACAGATCTGGGTCAGCCGCTCTTTACAGGGTCGACTGGACGAGTCTTTCCATCGGCGATGAAGGCATCGCCGTTGCTGCGCGCCTGGCTGCTGCGCCTGAGTGGGCTGGGGTTGCAGACGCGCACCCGGTGGCGCTGGACGGGTTGGGACAACAACACGGTCATGTTCGACACTCCCGACGGCGTTGAGATGCTGCACCCCGCGGTCACGGTGCTGGCTTGCGGCGGCGCGAGTTGGGCGCGCTTGGGATCAGACGGCGCTTGGGCGGATTGGCTGCGATCGGCGGGGATCGACCTTGCACCGTTTCAATCGGCCAATTCCGGGCTGTCCGTGGCGTGGTCCGGACATATGGCAGCGCATTTTGGCAGCCCGCTCAAGAATATCGCGCTGCATGCAGGGGATATGTCCAGCACCGGCGAGGCGGTGATTTCATCCCGTGGGCTTGAAGGCGGAGGGGTTTATCCCCTGTCCCCGGTGTTGCGACAAGGGGCAGCGCTGATGATCGACCTCGCGCCCGCGCTGGATCACGCGGCATTGACGACCCGCCTGTCCCGGCCACGCGGCAAACAAAGCCTATCGAACCACCTGCGCAAAACCCTGCGTCTTGGCCCTGCGGCGCAGGCGCTGGTGCAGGAATGTGCCCGTCCGCTGCCGTCAGAACCCGCAGTGCTCGCTCAGTTACTCAAGGCGCTACCGATGCCGCATCAGGGCCTGCGTCCGCTGGACGAGGCAATCTCGACCGCCGGAGGGGTGCCATTTGAGGCTATGGATGACAGCCTGATGCTGAATACCCGTCCCGGCACCTTTTGCGCCGGGGAGATGCTGGATTGGGAGGCGCCGACCGGGGGATATTTGCTCACTGCGTGCCTTGCCACTGGCTTCTGGGCCGGGCGACATGCCGCTCAGTACGGGTTGGCCAACGGCCGTGTCAGCGCCGCGCCAGCATCGACAGCCGGATAA
- the holA gene encoding DNA polymerase III subunit delta produces the protein MKLSPRDAPAYFARPDPDKTGLLIYGEDAMRVALKRQQVIAALIGPEGETEMRLTRLLGGDLRKDPAMLLDAVKAQSFFPGPRVAFVEDAADGLAKPVAAALEDWQPGDAQIIVTAGALKATSALRKLFEGHKTAYAVGIYNDPPSRAEIEADLARSGLREVDRSAMDALTALARTLDPGDFRQTVEKVALYKLGDTAPLTPTEVALCAPSSTEAAVDEVLNVVAEGRTAEIGPVMARLQAQGSNAVTLVIMAIRHFRALYAAASDPGGPAQGIARARPPIFGPRREVMQRQAQGWGMTKLEMALGVLTDTDLELRSAGQHAPTMALVERAFIRLSMLARR, from the coding sequence ATGAAGCTGAGCCCCCGTGATGCGCCCGCCTATTTCGCGCGGCCTGATCCGGACAAAACCGGCCTGCTGATCTATGGCGAGGATGCGATGCGTGTCGCCCTGAAACGTCAGCAGGTCATCGCGGCCCTGATCGGTCCCGAGGGCGAAACCGAAATGCGGCTGACCAGACTCCTCGGAGGTGATTTGCGCAAAGATCCCGCGATGCTGCTTGACGCGGTCAAGGCACAGAGCTTTTTCCCCGGTCCCCGCGTTGCCTTTGTTGAAGATGCCGCTGATGGTCTGGCCAAACCTGTCGCTGCCGCGCTTGAGGACTGGCAGCCCGGCGATGCGCAGATCATTGTTACGGCGGGCGCGCTCAAGGCGACGTCTGCCCTGCGCAAGCTGTTCGAGGGGCACAAAACGGCCTATGCCGTCGGGATTTACAACGATCCGCCATCTCGTGCCGAAATCGAGGCGGATTTGGCCCGCTCTGGCCTCCGCGAGGTCGACCGCAGCGCCATGGATGCGCTGACGGCGCTGGCGCGCACGCTTGATCCCGGTGACTTTCGCCAGACGGTGGAAAAGGTCGCGCTCTATAAATTAGGAGATACCGCACCGCTGACTCCGACCGAGGTGGCGCTATGTGCGCCGTCTTCGACCGAGGCGGCGGTGGATGAGGTGCTGAATGTCGTCGCCGAAGGCCGCACCGCCGAGATCGGGCCGGTGATGGCACGGCTACAGGCGCAGGGCAGCAATGCGGTGACGCTGGTGATCATGGCGATTCGGCATTTTCGGGCGCTATATGCTGCGGCGTCGGATCCCGGCGGTCCGGCGCAGGGCATTGCCCGTGCCCGCCCGCCGATTTTTGGTCCCCGCCGCGAAGTCATGCAGCGTCAGGCGCAGGGGTGGGGTATGACCAAGCTTGAGATGGCGTTGGGCGTGCTGACCGATACAGATCTTGAGCTGCGTTCCGCCGGGCAGCACGCGCCGACAATGGCGTTGGTCGAACGGGCCTTTATCCGGCTGTCGATGCTGGCGCGGCGCTGA
- the lptE gene encoding LPS assembly lipoprotein LptE, whose protein sequence is MSSSNRRLFLLSALALGACGFTPAYGPQGAAHRLQGQVLVDAPDTHEAYLLTQRIEERLGRSTGGRYTLSVVIEVDSEGQAIASDGSTTRTRLLGRANYTLRDATGVALADRQIVAFTGYSATGSNVSILASQRNATAQLMVMLADRIIDQLILLSPDLTGTDGST, encoded by the coding sequence ATGTCGTCATCTAACCGCCGCCTGTTCCTGTTGTCTGCGCTGGCTCTGGGGGCTTGCGGGTTCACGCCTGCCTATGGTCCGCAAGGGGCGGCACATCGGTTGCAGGGGCAGGTTCTGGTCGACGCCCCCGACACCCACGAGGCGTATTTGCTGACCCAGCGGATCGAAGAGCGGCTGGGTCGCAGCACCGGCGGGCGCTATACGCTGTCGGTTGTGATCGAAGTCGACAGCGAAGGGCAGGCCATCGCCTCGGACGGATCGACGACTCGGACGCGGCTGCTGGGGCGGGCGAATTACACTCTGCGCGATGCCACGGGTGTTGCACTGGCGGATCGTCAGATCGTCGCCTTTACCGGTTATTCCGCCACCGGGTCGAATGTGTCTATTCTGGCCTCGCAGCGCAATGCGACAGCGCAGTTGATGGTGATGCTGGCAGATCGGATCATCGACCAGCTGATTCTGCTGTCGCCCGATCTGACCGGAACTGACGGGTCGACATGA
- the leuS gene encoding leucine--tRNA ligase, producing MSRYDPAEIEPKWQKAWDDALTFQARRSDDKPKYYVLEMFPYPSGNLHIGHVRNYTMGDVVARYKLATGHNVLHPMGWDAFGLPAENAAIERNVHPGDWTYGNIASMKAQFKKLGLSLDWSREFATCDPEYYGQQQALFLDMLDAGLVYRKNAVVNWDPVDMTVLANEQVENGRGWRSGAVVERRELTQWFFKISDMADDLLTALDGLDNWPAKVKLMQANWIGKSRGLQFAFSTIDAPEGFDRIEVYTTRPDTLMGASFVGISPDHPLAKQLEKDNAELAAFNAECRRMGTSEEEMEKAEKRGFDTGLRVRHPFDTAWELPVYVANFILMDYGTGAIFGCPAHDQRDFDFATKYDLPIVATYLPSEESPTELQVAYVPTKTEQVFYVKGFAGEAWQTGTEGIDAAIAFCESNGVGQGVTKFRLRDWGLSRQRFWGCPIPVVHCADCGVVPEKKENLPVKLPDDVSFDIPGNPLDRHDAWRSCACPACGKPAKRETDTMDTFVDSSWYFARFTSPNATTPTDPDEASYWMNVDQYIGGVEHAILHLLYARFFARAMHKTGHLPASAVEPFDALFTQGMVTHAIYQTTRDDGRPQYHYPKEVEPRDGKMVLKDSGAEVQVIPSAKMSKSKNNVVDPVEIISQYGADSARWFVLSDSPPERDVEWTAAGAEATSKHLARVWRIASEIAAVGDTKGRPGEDEALLREMHKATHDVTMGVESFGFNASIARLYAFTSALQKSDAGAIAKRKAAKVLAQLMAPMTPHLSEEIWQLLGGEGLVAKAPWPQADPAMMVEDSVTLPIQVNGKRRGEITVPRDMPKAEVETLALAHHAVVKALDGTQPKKLIVVPGRIVNVVI from the coding sequence ATGTCGCGCTATGACCCCGCCGAGATCGAGCCGAAGTGGCAAAAGGCCTGGGATGATGCCCTGACCTTTCAGGCCCGCCGGTCTGACGACAAACCGAAATACTATGTGCTCGAGATGTTCCCTTATCCGTCGGGAAATCTGCACATTGGCCACGTGCGCAACTACACGATGGGCGATGTCGTGGCGCGCTACAAACTGGCGACCGGGCACAACGTGCTGCATCCCATGGGTTGGGACGCCTTTGGCCTGCCGGCCGAGAATGCCGCAATTGAGCGCAATGTGCATCCGGGTGACTGGACCTACGGCAACATTGCGTCGATGAAGGCGCAGTTCAAAAAACTGGGCCTATCGCTGGACTGGAGCCGCGAATTCGCGACCTGTGACCCGGAATATTACGGCCAGCAGCAGGCGCTTTTCCTTGATATGCTTGATGCCGGGCTGGTCTACCGCAAGAACGCGGTGGTGAACTGGGATCCGGTCGACATGACCGTTCTGGCCAACGAACAAGTTGAGAATGGGCGCGGCTGGCGGTCGGGTGCCGTTGTGGAACGGCGCGAACTGACGCAGTGGTTCTTTAAAATCTCGGACATGGCCGATGATCTGCTGACTGCGCTCGACGGGCTCGACAACTGGCCGGCCAAGGTCAAGCTGATGCAGGCCAACTGGATCGGTAAATCGCGCGGGCTGCAATTCGCCTTTTCCACCATCGACGCGCCTGAGGGTTTTGACCGGATTGAGGTCTATACCACACGTCCCGACACGCTGATGGGCGCATCCTTTGTTGGCATCTCGCCGGACCACCCGCTGGCCAAGCAGCTTGAAAAGGACAACGCCGAACTGGCCGCGTTCAACGCTGAGTGCCGCCGCATGGGTACGTCCGAGGAAGAGATGGAAAAAGCCGAAAAGCGCGGCTTTGACACTGGCTTGCGTGTCCGTCATCCCTTTGACACCGCTTGGGAATTGCCGGTCTACGTGGCGAACTTTATCCTGATGGATTACGGCACCGGCGCGATCTTTGGCTGCCCGGCGCATGACCAGCGCGATTTCGACTTTGCCACCAAATATGACCTGCCCATCGTCGCAACCTATCTGCCGTCCGAGGAGAGCCCGACCGAACTGCAAGTCGCGTATGTGCCGACCAAGACTGAACAGGTCTTTTATGTCAAAGGCTTTGCTGGTGAGGCCTGGCAGACCGGGACCGAAGGCATCGACGCCGCCATTGCATTTTGCGAATCGAACGGCGTCGGGCAAGGCGTGACAAAATTCCGCCTGCGCGATTGGGGCCTGTCGCGGCAACGGTTCTGGGGTTGCCCGATTCCGGTGGTGCATTGCGCCGATTGTGGCGTGGTGCCTGAGAAAAAGGAAAATCTGCCCGTCAAGCTGCCTGACGATGTCAGTTTCGACATCCCCGGCAATCCGCTGGATCGGCACGACGCCTGGCGCAGCTGCGCCTGCCCGGCTTGTGGCAAACCGGCCAAGCGTGAAACCGACACGATGGACACCTTTGTCGACAGCTCGTGGTATTTCGCCCGCTTCACATCGCCCAACGCCACCACACCGACCGACCCGGATGAGGCGTCGTATTGGATGAACGTTGATCAGTATATCGGCGGAGTCGAGCATGCGATTTTGCACCTGCTTTATGCCCGGTTCTTTGCCCGCGCGATGCACAAGACTGGGCATCTGCCCGCCTCGGCGGTTGAACCGTTCGACGCGCTGTTTACCCAAGGCATGGTGACGCACGCGATCTACCAGACCACCCGCGACGATGGCCGCCCGCAGTATCACTATCCCAAAGAGGTTGAACCGCGTGACGGCAAGATGGTGCTGAAGGACAGCGGCGCGGAGGTGCAGGTGATCCCCTCGGCCAAGATGTCCAAGTCTAAGAACAACGTGGTCGATCCGGTCGAAATCATCAGCCAGTACGGCGCGGATTCCGCCCGCTGGTTCGTGCTGTCCGACAGCCCGCCCGAACGGGATGTGGAATGGACCGCCGCCGGGGCAGAGGCGACCTCGAAACATCTGGCCCGTGTCTGGCGTATCGCGTCCGAGATCGCCGCGGTAGGTGACACCAAAGGCAGACCCGGTGAGGACGAGGCGTTGCTGCGTGAAATGCACAAGGCCACCCACGATGTCACGATGGGGGTCGAATCCTTTGGCTTCAACGCGTCGATCGCGCGGCTTTATGCCTTTACCAGCGCCTTGCAGAAATCTGACGCCGGCGCGATTGCCAAACGCAAAGCCGCCAAGGTTCTGGCACAGCTCATGGCGCCAATGACCCCGCATCTGTCCGAGGAAATCTGGCAGCTTCTGGGTGGAGAGGGCCTGGTGGCCAAGGCACCATGGCCGCAGGCGGACCCTGCAATGATGGTCGAAGACAGCGTGACCCTGCCGATTCAGGTCAACGGCAAACGGCGCGGCGAAATCACCGTGCCCCGCGATATGCCCAAGGCCGAGGTTGAAACCCTGGCGCTGGCGCATCATGCTGTGGTCAAGGCGCTGGACGGCACCCAGCCCAAGAAACTGATCGTTGTGCCCGGACGGATTGTGAATGTCGTCATCTAA